A single genomic interval of Thermithiobacillus plumbiphilus harbors:
- a CDS encoding c-type cytochrome, translating to MFRKRSRIFGAAFACLVFTVSDAQADGAPELMQGAGCMACHSVDKKLVGPAFSWIAYRYKGDKSAVPKLTKKIQAGGAGNWNALTGGVPMPPHPQISVEQATIMVKWILSQKPVPVPK from the coding sequence ATGTTTCGAAAGCGTTCTCGGATCTTCGGTGCAGCTTTTGCGTGTCTTGTCTTCACGGTGAGCGATGCACAGGCGGATGGGGCACCTGAGCTCATGCAGGGTGCTGGTTGCATGGCCTGCCATTCTGTAGATAAAAAATTAGTTGGTCCAGCATTTTCATGGATTGCTTATCGTTATAAAGGCGACAAGTCCGCCGTTCCGAAATTGACAAAGAAGATTCAAGCTGGTGGGGCGGGTAATTGGAATGCGCTGACTGGTGGCGTGCCTATGCCACCTCACCCGCAGATTTCAGTAGAGCAGGCCACTATCATGGTAAAGTGGATTCTGAGTCAAAAGCCTGTCCCTGTGCCCAAGTAA
- a CDS encoding OsmC family protein has translation MAEEIGGYKRICKKSDESSMSSVLSPVEHLAIALGSCLLLFARRFLDRREMVCQIYAAIYWQVDYTTAKIKYFLVELELSELISSSDVVILRRILTQCPIHKVLHGNVPVEIAINVGCIENDGYGSVKY, from the coding sequence GTGGCTGAGGAAATCGGAGGATATAAGCGTATTTGTAAAAAATCGGATGAAAGTTCCATGAGCAGTGTATTAAGTCCGGTCGAGCATCTGGCCATAGCTTTGGGCTCTTGTCTTTTGCTTTTTGCAAGGCGGTTTTTAGATCGTCGGGAAATGGTGTGCCAAATTTATGCTGCTATATACTGGCAGGTGGATTATACGACTGCGAAAATTAAATATTTTCTCGTAGAGCTTGAGCTGTCTGAGTTGATATCCAGCTCGGACGTGGTAATCCTGAGAAGGATTTTAACCCAGTGCCCGATTCATAAGGTGCTGCATGGAAATGTACCGGTTGAAATAGCCATAAATGTAGGCTGTATAGAGAATGATGGCTATGGTTCGGTAAAATATTGA
- the serB gene encoding phosphoserine phosphatase SerB: MPRILINQLVPAPQAARLNDAPAGLSLHPLGETAIGGDFLRVLELRFDADLRAVAAEWLADAAGAHASEDLVLHTLAVHEATPMARLVLQGHPADALRPALDTLHLAGLAACTAGQSGQDLLEIPLAGGDPDWRLLNHQLLEAMVGVAADVALCPAHWQASHFGLFLSDMDSTLISIECIDELADMAGLKPQVSAITERAMQGELDFAASLKARVALLKDLPASMLERVYTERLQLNPGAEALIQGLKAQGCRLGVVSGGFTFFTERLKEYLGLDYAFANELEIQDGRLTGKVLGEIVDAQAKARILAQLATELGLPLSRCIAVGDGANDLPMLKLAGLGVAYHAKPVVQAQANYNIRHGGLDRILPLTRTSMAAY, translated from the coding sequence ATGCCGCGCATTCTGATCAATCAACTCGTCCCCGCTCCCCAAGCCGCCAGACTGAATGACGCGCCAGCCGGCCTGAGCCTGCATCCGCTCGGTGAGACCGCCATCGGCGGTGATTTCCTGCGAGTTCTGGAGCTGCGCTTTGATGCCGACCTACGCGCAGTAGCGGCAGAATGGCTGGCGGATGCCGCAGGTGCGCATGCCAGCGAGGATCTGGTCCTGCACACCCTTGCGGTGCATGAAGCCACACCCATGGCGAGACTTGTCTTGCAGGGACATCCCGCCGACGCCCTGCGCCCGGCACTGGATACCCTGCATCTGGCGGGCCTAGCCGCCTGCACGGCGGGACAGTCTGGACAGGACCTGCTGGAAATTCCGCTGGCCGGCGGCGATCCGGACTGGCGCCTGCTGAACCACCAGCTACTGGAAGCCATGGTGGGAGTTGCCGCTGACGTGGCCCTCTGCCCCGCCCACTGGCAGGCCAGCCATTTCGGGCTTTTTCTGAGCGACATGGATTCTACGCTCATCAGCATCGAATGCATTGACGAGCTTGCCGACATGGCCGGCCTGAAACCGCAAGTATCTGCCATCACCGAACGGGCCATGCAGGGTGAACTGGATTTCGCCGCCAGCCTCAAGGCCCGGGTGGCACTGCTGAAGGATCTGCCCGCCAGTATGCTGGAAAGGGTCTACACAGAAAGGCTGCAACTCAATCCGGGCGCGGAAGCGCTGATTCAGGGGCTCAAGGCACAGGGCTGCCGCCTGGGCGTGGTGTCTGGCGGTTTCACTTTTTTCACCGAACGGCTCAAGGAGTACTTAGGCCTTGATTACGCCTTTGCCAATGAACTGGAAATTCAGGACGGACGCCTGACAGGCAAGGTACTCGGGGAGATTGTGGATGCACAGGCCAAAGCCCGCATCCTGGCGCAACTCGCGACCGAACTGGGCCTGCCGCTCTCACGCTGCATCGCGGTCGGCGACGGCGCGAACGACCTGCCCATGCTGAAGCTGGCAGGGCTTGGTGTTGCCTATCATGCCAAACCGGTGGTACAGGCCCAGGCCAACTATAACATCCGCCACGGCGGGCTGGACCGGATATTGCCCCTGACTCGCACCTCTATGGCAGCTTACTAG
- a CDS encoding TDT family transporter, whose amino-acid sequence MIENRLVAIMSGKYPLKALSSPIEAIRQFTPNWFAMTMGTGILALALGQLPLTVPWLKHLGEALWFLNIGLFVLFSMMYASRWLLFFEEAKQIFSHSTVSMFFGTIPMGLATIINGFLLFGLPRWGASIIPMVEMLWWLDVAMALASGVLIPFMMFTFQEHSIDQMTAVWLLPVVAAEVAAVSGGLLAPYLTDISAQFITLITSYVLWAYSVPVALSTLVILMLRMALHKLPHESMAASTWLSLGPIGTGALGMLVMGGDSPAIFAAHGMINFGNIAAGFGLISGLLFWGFGLWWMMLTLLITIRYFRSGIPFNLGWWGFTFPLGVYAVATLKLGSILHLIFFDIMGMALVMMLVVMWTIIAAKTVVGAYHGRLFVSPCLASWHESNGSPSK is encoded by the coding sequence ATGATCGAAAATAGGCTCGTAGCAATCATGAGCGGAAAATATCCTTTGAAGGCTTTATCGAGCCCGATCGAAGCCATCAGACAGTTCACACCTAACTGGTTTGCCATGACTATGGGTACTGGCATTCTGGCGCTGGCCTTGGGGCAATTGCCCTTGACCGTCCCTTGGCTGAAACATCTTGGAGAGGCGTTATGGTTCTTGAACATCGGCCTGTTCGTATTGTTCAGCATGATGTACGCGAGCCGCTGGCTGCTTTTTTTCGAAGAAGCCAAGCAGATTTTCAGCCATTCCACGGTTTCGATGTTCTTTGGCACCATACCTATGGGGCTGGCAACCATCATTAATGGATTTTTGTTGTTTGGACTACCACGCTGGGGCGCTTCCATCATACCGATGGTGGAAATGCTTTGGTGGCTCGATGTGGCAATGGCCCTGGCCTCTGGCGTTTTAATTCCTTTCATGATGTTTACCTTTCAGGAACATAGTATCGACCAGATGACGGCCGTATGGCTTTTGCCTGTGGTCGCCGCGGAAGTTGCGGCCGTCAGTGGCGGGTTGCTGGCGCCTTACCTGACCGACATCAGCGCGCAATTCATCACGCTTATTACCAGCTATGTGCTATGGGCCTATTCGGTACCAGTTGCCCTGAGCACGCTGGTGATTCTCATGCTGCGTATGGCGCTTCATAAGCTGCCGCATGAAAGCATGGCCGCTTCGACCTGGCTATCACTGGGGCCGATCGGCACCGGCGCCTTGGGCATGTTGGTGATGGGGGGCGATTCTCCGGCGATCTTTGCAGCGCATGGCATGATTAATTTTGGCAATATTGCGGCTGGCTTTGGCCTGATCAGCGGACTTCTGTTCTGGGGATTTGGTTTGTGGTGGATGATGTTGACACTGTTGATTACGATACGCTATTTCAGATCTGGAATACCATTCAATCTTGGCTGGTGGGGATTTACATTTCCGCTGGGTGTTTATGCCGTCGCCACCTTGAAATTGGGCTCGATACTACACTTGATCTTCTTCGACATTATGGGTATGGCGCTTGTTATGATGCTGGTCGTGATGTGGACCATCATTGCAGCCAAGACAGTGGTCGGCGCCTATCACGGCAGATTGTTTGTATCACCATGTCTTGCTTCATGGCATGAATCCAACGGCAGCCCCTCAAAGTAG
- a CDS encoding cytochrome c gives MSSILNISGCILIFSTVLGCSVEDGAEKTSARDKNIQFESIEVALPTSKEVFKPGPGSDLANAYCLMCHSAGMVYQQPSLTLKEWETIVEKMRKSYGGPIPENKVKEIAAYMYQQNKVQNGVKASTSKASAAKLPPQNVTQKH, from the coding sequence ATGTCAAGTATTTTAAATATATCAGGCTGCATTTTGATATTTTCTACAGTTTTGGGTTGTTCGGTGGAAGATGGTGCTGAAAAGACTTCGGCTAGAGATAAAAATATACAATTTGAGTCAATAGAAGTTGCTCTGCCTACAAGCAAGGAGGTGTTCAAGCCAGGACCAGGATCCGACTTGGCAAATGCTTACTGTTTGATGTGTCATTCGGCAGGCATGGTGTATCAGCAGCCATCTTTGACACTGAAAGAGTGGGAAACGATAGTGGAGAAAATGCGAAAATCTTATGGAGGACCAATTCCAGAAAATAAAGTAAAGGAGATAGCTGCATATATGTATCAGCAAAACAAGGTTCAAAACGGAGTTAAAGCTTCAACTTCGAAGGCTTCGGCAGCAAAGCTTCCGCCACAAAATGTTACTCAGAAGCATTAA